The Gemmatimonadota bacterium region AGAGAGTGGTGGCTGCCCCTTTCAAACGCCATCCCGCTGCTGCCAGCGTCGAGGATGGCGCCGGGTGTGAATCACCCCGACTACCGCTCACGAGGTCAGGCAATACGATGAAGTAGATCGCATAGGGGAAGCGGGGCACGATTGCCCGGCGGAGCCGCATGCCGACTCGCGGGAATGCCCCGGGATCAGCTGCGAGGCGATCGAGGGTGACGTCCACCAGAGAAACAAAGCGGCGAGCCGTGTGAAGGGATCTCGCCGCGTACCAGGTTGTCGCCTCAGTCAGCTCCGCTTCGGCAAGCGTGCGGAGTAGTACTCTGGCCACTATTCGAGTCGCTTGCGCAGGGCGTCGCGGACCTCATGCCACGGCTTGCCACCCTGCGGATGCTGTTCCGCCTCGATGGCGCGACGATCAAGCTCGGCGAGCAATTCAGGGGATGGCGGCGGCACGTCATGCTGGTCGACACTATCACAGAGCTCCTCGATCAAGTCGAGTCGCTCCTGAATGGAGAGTGCGGAGAAATCAATGCGCGTGGCCATGAATCAATGGTATGGTCGGCGCCCAATCCCGGCAAGACACTACTGGTCGATACTGCGACCACGCCGCACCAAACAACGCGGCCACGGATAGTTGATGTTGCAGGCGCTAGCGAAATCAGCGGATGGGACGTGCAGCGTGAAGCAGTTCCACCCTCAGCCAAAC contains the following coding sequences:
- a CDS encoding addiction module protein is translated as MATRIDFSALSIQERLDLIEELCDSVDQHDVPPPSPELLAELDRRAIEAEQHPQGGKPWHEVRDALRKRLE